The Clostridium sporogenes region AATAATAAAAATATTAGACATAAAAATAAATAATAATTTCCGTGCCAGTAGCTTGCTCCTGGAAATGAATTTTCTAATTTTCGAACATATGAATTACTACAAAAGTAAAAAAGCCTGTATCAAAATATATATAATTTTGATACAGACTTTTTTCTCTATTCTATAATTTCAATAATTATTAAAGCTAACTGCATCTATAGCTTCTTTATATTCATTATTACCTATTTTAATTGCTTAACTCTATAAGTATCATCATAATAAAATACGCCTTCTACTATTATGCCTATTCCAATTCCTATAGCATAGGCTAACAAATCCTTACATGAAAATACGTATCCTAATACCAATCCACCTAATGTGGTTTTCCTTATGTTATCTATCCAGTTAGAATGATATAATTGACTTATTTCAATAAGATAACAAAATATTAGAGCTATTAATGCAACTATTTTTGTTTTTGTAGCTTTGAAAATAAATCCACACAACATAAAAATCATTAGTGCCCAAAGGGCATCACCTAAATATACATTTAAAAAATCCGGTATAAAATACTTTAGCTTTCTTGAACATAATCCTAAAAACATTACAATTAATGTAACAATTCCATATATTAACCTATTCCGTTTATAATCCATACTTAAAAACCTCATTTAAAACAATTTTTATTTAATTGATAATACAAATAAAATCTACATTTACATTACTTATATATTTTAGCATACAAATTTATTATATAATAAAAACCTTAATTAGTTTCAATTAAAATTTCCACTAGAAAAAGGATAGCCTTATAAAGCTATCCCTTTAAAATTTTATTAATATTATATAAAATCCTATTTATTTATAAGTTTTTGTATGTCTACTTTCTTATCTTGAAGACCATTTTTTATCATAAAGTCTTGAGTTTTTTCAAGCTCTTTAATGTCTTTATCTTTTATTGTCATATCGAAATCATACCATTTATACATTTCTTTTGTTTCTTCAATAGTTAGTCCAACTTCCTTTGATACTACTTTTAATGCTTCTTCCTCATGTTCTTTCATATATTTTAAAGTTTCCTTATGAGTAGCTTCAAATTTATCTACTAAATATTTATGCTTGTTTAAAAAATCTCCACTAACTGCAGTTACTATTGTCCCATCAACTATTCCTTCTCCATTTACTACTACTTTACCACCATTTTTTATAGCCTTTAAAGCAACTGGGCCTGCTAATAATGCGGCATCCACATTTTTATTATTTAATGCAGCAAAACCTTCTGGTAACCCCATATTTATAAATTCCACATCTTTACTTGTTAAGCTCTCTTTTTCTAAAGCTCCTACTAATAATTGATGTAGCACTGTTCCTTTAGGTCCTGCAACTTTTTTACCCTTTAAGTCCTTTACTGTTTTTATATTTGGGTTATTGCTAATTATCATAAAGGCTTTTGGTGCTCTACTATATACACCTATTATTTTTAAATCTACTCCATTTGCTCCTGCTAATATAGCTGATGTGCCACCAAGAGCATGAAGAATTTGTAAATTCCCTGAAGCTAATGCTTGAGTCTGCTCAGGTCCAGCTGTTATTTCATGCCAGTTTATTTTTATATTTTCTTTTTCAAAACTCTTGTCAAAGGATTTTTGCTCCTTTTCTAATATAGATGGTACATTTAAAGGAGCTTTAACATATGTAAGATTAATTTCTTTAGGATTATCCTTTTTTCCTTCCTCCTTTTTATTAGCACTACTACAACCTATAAACATAGAAGCTGTTATTAGTAAAGTCATACATAATGATAAGATCTTTTTCTTTTTCATATTACACTCTCCTTTTAATATTTTCTTAATAAAGTCCACTTCTTATATAATGTAGAAAATGCATCTTTAATAACTACAATAAGTATTTTACTATTTAAATTATCTTTCATTATAAGAATGGACTTGTTTATATATGTATATTTTTAATTAACTTTATAATTTTGAAAGTATATCTTTCTTTATATTTAATAGTTTTTCCGAGGATATATCCCGTGGAAATTCTAAATCTATATTATATTCTTCTAAAACTTTTCCTTTATCTAAAATAACTATTTTATGACCTATCAATAATGCTTCATCCACATTATGAGTTACAAAAACTATACCTTTATTAGTTTCCTTGTAAAGCCTTAATATTTCCTCTTGCATATAAGATCTAGTAAAAAAGTCTAAAGCAGCAAAGGGTTCATCCATCAAAAGCATATTAGGCTCATAGGCTAAAGCCCTGCCTATAGCCACTCTATGAGCCATTCCTCCTGATAATTGTGAAGGATATGCTTCTCCAAATTTCTCTAACTTCATAAGGCTTAAATATTTATTTTCAATATTAATATCTCTCTTATTTAAAAAGAATGTTAAATTTTCTCTAACATTGAGCCAAGGGAAAAGTCTGCTTTCCTGAAAAACCATACCTATTTTAGGTTTGACTAAAGTATTATTATGATAAAATTCTACCTTACCACTAGTGGCATCATCCAGATATCCTAAAAGTCTAAGTAATGTAGTCTTTCCACAACCACTTCTTCCTAATATAACAGTAATCTTGTTATCCTCTAATGAAAGAGTTAAATCATCTAAAATCTTAACTGGCTTGCCATTAATACAAAATTCTTTGATTACATTAGTTAAGTTATACCCCTTCATTATTATTCACCTCTTGTGCATAGTTAAATTTATTGGTTAAAAGGCCAAATATCCAATCACATACTGTTCCTAGAATACCTATAGATAATATTCCTACTATAACTACTGCTGAACGAGATAATTGCTGACCATCTAAAATTAAATATCCTAGCCCTGAAGAAGCCGCCACCATTTCAGCACCAATTATTGCTCTCCAGCTATACCCTATGCCTAGTCTCATACCAACTAAAATATTAGGTAAAGCCCAGGGGATTATAATTTTTTTAAATATATTTATCTTACTAAGATTAAAGGTCTGTCCAACTTCTATCAATTTTTTACTACAGCCTTCCACTCCACTGATAGTATTTAATAAAACAGGGAAAAATGAAGCTAATACTATAATTATTATTTTAGATTTTTCTCCTATACCAAACCAAAGTATTAAAAGTGGCACTAAAGATAGTGGTGGTGTATGTCTTAAAAATCCAAGTAAATTTTTAAAATAATCATATATACTCTTATTAACACCAAATAATATACCTAAAGGAATTGCTAAACATATAGTTATAAAAAATCCTTCAAGAACTCTTAAAGTACTTATAGCTATATGCTTAATTAAAGCTCCTGATTTTATTAACTCCCCTGCTGATATTATAACTTCCTTTGGACTTGGAAGAATATAAGGATTCCACCACTTAAAAATACTGCCAATACTCCAGATAATAAAGATCATTATTATAACTAAATGTTTTTTTAACCTAAACCCCATCCCCATTATTACATCCTCCTAAGCAATATAACATCTCAATAACATCATACTCCTCTTTTAAAAAGGATTCATTAAATTTATTTTCACCACTTATTTCTAAAACATTTTCTGAAATATCTCTAAAGAATCCTAAGGGAATTGGAGATAAATTACATTTTGAGGCTACTTCTATATTAAGCTTGTCACACACCTCTAACCAAGTATAAAATTCTATACCTGGTTTGTTTCTAAAGATTTCTTCCCCTAATTCTTTTAAAGCTTTGCATGGGGTTGTAATAATAAGCCTATCTTTTTTTATATCCTTTATATAAAACTCATATAAATATCTTGCTGTATGTATTAAAATGGGCTCAATCTTAAGTATATTATATTTATCTTTATTAATATTGTTAATAACATAATCAACAGCTACAGGACATCTGGTATCTAATACAGTCTTTTTAGAATTCATTATTTCAGTTTTAAATTTATCTTTAACCTGTTCAAGTTGTCCATCTGCTGAAACTACCTGAAATCCTTTTTTATTAAGATTATCTTTAAGACTATCTAAATCTTTTTTGTACATTTTTTCAACTACAGGATTCATCCAAATATAATTCAAAGCCTTCACCTCTTGAGAATAATTTTCATTAACATATGTTATATATTATCAAACCTTGTCTTATTAGTCAATTTTTTTGTATAATTATGTCTAAAATGCGAATAAGAGCCGCCTCTATAGCGACTCTTACTTTTAATATGTTAAATATTAGATTCTAAATAACTTTTATTTAATAACTTTTTGTTCTATCTACATGATATAATCAAAGAATTTAATAATTTTTGAATTTCAGTATTGTATTCTTCCATTTTTCGTTTTTTAATAGATTTATATTTTAAAGAAAATTATTTGGATTCAATGGCCACTTTCCATATTTTCTAGCGGAAGCCATAAATTGATCAATATTTTCCAGAGGAACTCCCCCTGAAAGATCACATCCTGATGCTAAAATATATCCACAAGGGCTATCATATGTCTTTT contains the following coding sequences:
- a CDS encoding DUF2809 domain-containing protein; the protein is MDYKRNRLIYGIVTLIVMFLGLCSRKLKYFIPDFLNVYLGDALWALMIFMLCGFIFKATKTKIVALIALIFCYLIEISQLYHSNWIDNIRKTTLGGLVLGYVFSCKDLLAYAIGIGIGIIVEGVFYYDDTYRVKQLK
- a CDS encoding ABC transporter substrate-binding protein → MKKKKILSLCMTLLITASMFIGCSSANKKEEGKKDNPKEINLTYVKAPLNVPSILEKEQKSFDKSFEKENIKINWHEITAGPEQTQALASGNLQILHALGGTSAILAGANGVDLKIIGVYSRAPKAFMIISNNPNIKTVKDLKGKKVAGPKGTVLHQLLVGALEKESLTSKDVEFINMGLPEGFAALNNKNVDAALLAGPVALKAIKNGGKVVVNGEGIVDGTIVTAVSGDFLNKHKYLVDKFEATHKETLKYMKEHEEEALKVVSKEVGLTIEETKEMYKWYDFDMTIKDKDIKELEKTQDFMIKNGLQDKKVDIQKLINK
- a CDS encoding ABC transporter ATP-binding protein; protein product: MKGYNLTNVIKEFCINGKPVKILDDLTLSLEDNKITVILGRSGCGKTTLLRLLGYLDDATSGKVEFYHNNTLVKPKIGMVFQESRLFPWLNVRENLTFFLNKRDINIENKYLSLMKLEKFGEAYPSQLSGGMAHRVAIGRALAYEPNMLLMDEPFAALDFFTRSYMQEEILRLYKETNKGIVFVTHNVDEALLIGHKIVILDKGKVLEEYNIDLEFPRDISSEKLLNIKKDILSKL
- a CDS encoding ABC transporter permease; amino-acid sequence: MGMGFRLKKHLVIIMIFIIWSIGSIFKWWNPYILPSPKEVIISAGELIKSGALIKHIAISTLRVLEGFFITICLAIPLGILFGVNKSIYDYFKNLLGFLRHTPPLSLVPLLILWFGIGEKSKIIIIVLASFFPVLLNTISGVEGCSKKLIEVGQTFNLSKINIFKKIIIPWALPNILVGMRLGIGYSWRAIIGAEMVAASSGLGYLILDGQQLSRSAVVIVGILSIGILGTVCDWIFGLLTNKFNYAQEVNNNEGV